The DNA window CTCTTTGGGACATGGCTTGTCCCAGGTCGTGGTGCAGTATATGGACGGGCCTGCAAGGAAAGAGGAAGGTGGCTCCAGACCCAGAGAGCTTCACAACGGAGAGCTGGAAAGGGGTCGGCGGTTTGGAGCGTCCCCTGAGTCCAGCCTCTCCAAATCGGGGAGCAGATCAAGGGAGTCCGCCTCTTCTTTGACCTCCTACGAGGCCCACCAGCTGGTTCTACCATCAGACTACTCTACTCATGATCCCTCAGGGTTGAGAACATCCGTTATGCTAATGCCCAACAGCCACGTAGACCACCAGCTGGTATCGTCAAGACCCAGCCCAGATAAACGTTTTACCTCGGCCCCTTCACATCTGGAGAAAGGGGGCATCCTTCTGGGCAAACCTGTTCATCGAACGCCAACCCCCTCCAGCACCACCTCCTCTTTTACGTTTCCAACGCCATTGAGTGTCAACAGTCTTAAAGCTGCTGCCAGCACTCTGTCACCCCAGACCGTTATTCAGACTACTCACAGTGCTACAGAGTCTCTATCAATGGGGCTTTCTGCCACTAGTATCTACCCACAGCCACCCATCATTGGTTACATTGCAGGGAGCAGTGGGGGCCAGCATACACCAATTAGCTACCACACCAGCCTACAACAACACTTGCTCATTCCTGGCGCCCAACCGGTGATTATCCCTGTAAGTGGGGGTGGCGTTACCACATTGGAACCAGTAACATCATCCACCCAGGCTGCACCGTTTCCCACCACACTCCCACACACGTACATTGCCGCCACTGCTCCCAAAGGAGAAACTCTGGAAACCCACAGTGGCTCGTACCACCAAGCCACTTCAGGTGCAGTGGTCCAAGCCCAGCTTCACCTTCCCCTTGTTACCGCACCGCCGGGGCTGGctgctccttcagctcctcctcaaACATCGAGTACAGCGGCGCCCCCATCACTGCCCCCGTATTTCATCAAGGGTTCCATCATCCAGCTGGCTGATGGGGAACTTAAACGTGTGGAGGATCTGAAGAccgaggacttcatccagagcGCCGAGATCAGCAGTGACCTGAAGATCGACTCGTCCACGGTGGAGCGCATCGAAGGGAGCCACTCCTCATCCAACTTTGCTGTGGTTCAGTTTTCTGTTGGTGAGCACCGTGCACAGGTGAGAAACACGGAGCAATTTTGATTGAAGGTATCCCTCATCATTTTGGCCTTAGATGTTGTTGGTCAATGTATTTAACTTGCTGTCGCTATCATAGCTGTGAATAAGTGAGGAGCAAAAGCCAAGGGcagattagcttagcttagcattaaaagAGAGTTTCAATATATGAAATAGATCTACTTACTTTGGCAAAGCTCACTTGAAAGTAATGTTTAATCTCCTATTCTCAatgaatgagaaataaaaatcaatttgtgtttttccaggGGCTCATGCTTGAAACCTTCGAGCAATaacttcctttttattttttttattttgcagaacttgttttttcttatctttATAAGTTACTGGAACAGCTATAGTCGGACCAGGGTATTTCCCAACAAAGAAGATGATCTGTTATTGCCATGCTTTTATTACACAGCCATGAGATTGGTATTTTTCAACTCTCTGCTAAAGCGTacaatgattttttaaatgctcttGATTGTATTGGTGGTCCACAGTCTGTGATGCTAATTATCGGGACTCATTATAGTGACTGTGCTGGAATCTTTAGATTAATAGTTATAATTGGTTATATAATATGAAACACGTTTTTACAGTCCTTTCTAAATATCTAAGTTTAATGCAGTGCCAAGATTGTAGGCCTGGTTGTGGTTGCGTGAGTGAACGATGACTGTTAATGAGATCTCTTACAAGGCTCTCATGTATAGGCGTCTCTTATACTGTAGGTGGTGTTATTAATCTTAAATGACATGTGTTGAGCTGCTTGCTTATTAATGAATATAATGGTGCTTCTCATGGGACTATGCTATTTCCTCTGTGATTAAGTTCAATGTACCACGATGGCAGTCATGTAACTTACATGTTCTGATGATGAGCTTCAAAGGGGTTGAAAGTGTTGAGTATTTGATCTTTTCATCTGGTTTCATTTCAATTATTCAGTAAATCTATAGGAACATGCGTTGCACACGCATTCCTACTGCTGCACGTAGTGCTTTGCAAAGTTTAGCATTTTGATTATAAAGGTAATAAATGCGTCCTTGTGAAATAACTAAAGCACAGGTTTAAAATTTGGCTTAGGCTTTATTTCCATACAATCATAATTGCTCAGGGTTCATATAGTCACATACAACTATCTCTGTTTTAGAACTCATAGCAATCTCTTCAATCTTGAGGAAGCATCTACTTCCATGCATCAATATATCCTTCTGTTTCCTGACTCCAGTTCTTTGTAACTCcttcaaacacacttacacacattaaTATTCTTACAAACTCACCCTTCACGCTGTCTTTGCGGGTGTGCGTTAAAGCCAGTTAATCTATTTCATCTGTCCAAGCTGTGACTCGTCCACCCACACAGCACATCTCTAGCCATCTCTCCCGCCCCCGGCTGCTCTTTGATACTATACCCCACAAAACCTGACAATTTTTCAAAGActtatctctctgtctctcttgtacTCCATCAGTGGCTCTTGCGGTGGTAGCAGCTTTGAGTCCACACTCAGAGGACTCACTGAGAAGTCAAAAATTATATAATACTGGAGGGAAAAATATTGCTTGACGTTTGCTTTGAGAGGGTGTGTGATACATCTTACACTTGAATCGTTCTTGAcaatgttctctctctttcacttttttcCTCACTCCTCTTCTTGCTCAACCCTCTTCCTTTGTAAAAATTGCCTTTTCATCTCCATCTATGTAGCTTCCTCCAATCCTACCTTGTCATTCTCTCTGCAATATTTAAGATCATCTTTCACTTCTTTCACCTGAGATTTATTATCTCTCTTGCTTCCCTCCCTTAATTTATCAAGGGGTAAATTGATTCATCCTGACATTTCACCATCATGCTACACATCCGAATGATAGTGCAGATCCAAATCAGTGCTAAAAGTACAGGGTTAAATCTAAAAGTAATCCAGAATTGATGTTCATCTACTTATGTTTTGCCAACAATATCCAACTCTTCCTCTCACACCAATCAGAgttattaaatcattttctggtcgataaaaaaaaaaaaacacgtctcAAAACTTCTCTCATTCAGCTAAATATAGATAAAAACCAACCATCATGTGATTTCAGACGAGCAGcaatctctctgtctttgtttgtgaaaaaagaggtgtgtgtatataaacaTTTATGAATTATTGTTGAGTACTTGGCATAGGAAGTGTTTGTTCTATTTCAGGCATGTAACTTTAACATGCTTTTGATTCCAGTTTTGTCAAATGACAGGCAGTCCCACCCGTTTAATCACTTATATTGTGTTATACACAATGGCTCTTTGAATAatgttttaatcaaatcaaGCAATATCTAAATAAGAAGGTTGTTGGCATGGGTATGCACTGCAGTGATGAGGACGGTCACCTTACAGCTATAGGTCAAAGCAAGAAGGTTCTGGTTTTGAACCCTTCCTTTAGCATGTTCTCCCTGTACTGGGTTCTCTTTGGGATGGGAAACCTTCCACAGTCTGAATAAATGCTAGTTTGTCTAAAAGGTAATGCCTCTCaagcaaatgtttaaatgtgagagtgcatgtttttatgtctctgtgtcagtcctgtgattgactgtgaccatagactgtataacaAAATGCACAACATGACAGCACtcgaaaagtgaagccaaaacatttgggcGCCCCCCTTTGGACTGGCAGCTTTGAGATGAAACATAACCAACACTAAAAAAACTGTCATTGAACTTTCTTAACTATGAGTGTCCACTATAAACTGAAACAAGAATCTGTTATGTCGTGGACTCTACTGACCTAaggatgttgttttatttgaaggttattgtgtgttttggatATGGGATTGGCAGGACATCAATATCACGGCTCCAGCAGCCATGCTGTTCCTCACAGACTGGCTCCAAATGCACAAGATGTTAGTGCCTGCAGTGGGGGTatattggcttcacttttgtaaaaACGAAGGAGGTAGAGACTTGATCTTTATATTCAGTCAATGAGAGGGTATAAATAAGGGTTTGTGGTATAAACCTCCCCTGATCCTCGAATGATAAGGGTAATTGATGTGGATAAGTGATGGTTGGGAGTTTATTAAGTTCAACCAAAGCCATTTAAACCAGTGAGCCACTGTCATtttcttcaaaaaaataatcactgaGAATTTTCTTGGACACTTCCTTGTTGCTTTTCTGGTGACGAATATAATATGtagtagaaaaacaaacatgtatgtggtgttcatgtgtatttgtgtatttgtgttgatgAATCCTTCTACCGTTTACATCTCCAGGTGAGTGTGGAGGTCTTGGTGGAGTACCCCTTCTTCGTCTTTGGCCAAGGCTGGTCCTCATGCTGCCCTGACCGGACCACCCAGCTCCTTGAGCTGCCCTGCACCAAGCTTTCTGTGGGCGATGTTTGTATTTCACTCACACTCAAGAACCTGAGGAACGGATCTCTAAAGAAGACTCAACCCGTGGAGCTGCCCCCACCTGCCTCCGTCCCGGCCTCTAGCCACGGGCACCTCAAACCCCACCGAGCTGGATCAGACGCTCCCCAAAGCTGCAGTGGAGGAAGCTTCAGGCACTGCGAGCGGGAGAACGGCATCAGCCAGAGGGGGAAAGGTGGAAGTGGAAACGGGAGAGTTGGGGGCAAAAACGTGGAAAATGGGGATCTTAAGGCAGAAGCCGGCGCTAGTAAACCTTCAGGAAGCAGGAAACGGAGATGGTCTGCCCCTGAAGGTCGAAAAGTCgaaaaaacagaggaggaaCCACCTTT is part of the Labrus mixtus chromosome 16, fLabMix1.1, whole genome shotgun sequence genome and encodes:
- the atxn1a gene encoding ataxin-1a, whose translation is MKSNQERSNECLPPKKRELPSSTLASENRSPTIPPASDSQRSENLAWLASVAGGNESGVGGHSSSSQSDGAQYKSFFSSSDSSSSSSSLRLVSSLPTVYTSPLSQTTVGGTVHYAQLPPNLQFIASPYPTPYAGYISPQLLPPPPPPPPLSSSSSSFATQRSSHMETVLAPSQASKHDQQRACIGRTSMPPPPTDPAPHHVQMSTSPRTVPSHHYQGGVHLSPGAVHAHHSLGHGLSQVVVQYMDGPARKEEGGSRPRELHNGELERGRRFGASPESSLSKSGSRSRESASSLTSYEAHQLVLPSDYSTHDPSGLRTSVMLMPNSHVDHQLVSSRPSPDKRFTSAPSHLEKGGILLGKPVHRTPTPSSTTSSFTFPTPLSVNSLKAAASTLSPQTVIQTTHSATESLSMGLSATSIYPQPPIIGYIAGSSGGQHTPISYHTSLQQHLLIPGAQPVIIPVSGGGVTTLEPVTSSTQAAPFPTTLPHTYIAATAPKGETLETHSGSYHQATSGAVVQAQLHLPLVTAPPGLAAPSAPPQTSSTAAPPSLPPYFIKGSIIQLADGELKRVEDLKTEDFIQSAEISSDLKIDSSTVERIEGSHSSSNFAVVQFSVGEHRAQVSVEVLVEYPFFVFGQGWSSCCPDRTTQLLELPCTKLSVGDVCISLTLKNLRNGSLKKTQPVELPPPASVPASSHGHLKPHRAGSDAPQSCSGGSFRHCERENGISQRGKGGSGNGRVGGKNVENGDLKAEAGASKPSGSRKRRWSAPEGRKVEKTEEEPPLTLPKPSFISREVKVSIEGRSNIGK